A single region of the Ancylobacter novellus DSM 506 genome encodes:
- a CDS encoding GntR family transcriptional regulator, giving the protein MVANNNQEPLSFARLVALDEKRPIYPQTLVELAYEQLLSMLVTMKIAPGQHIGIEALARQLQISQTPIREALTLLEAQKLAYKTPNVGFRAADLLTRQEINALFALRLLIEPKAAAWAAENADENALRALAKLAEEMERVQSGDELAYAQFAEGDARLHDLVARASGNRFVAETIEGLHVHLHIFRFLYKTNAPAKAVKEHAAIIDALLARDPVAAEEAMRAHLLASQERMDAAFAEQEHLLAGEAPSQDDGRPARAGRGRRRR; this is encoded by the coding sequence ATGGTCGCCAATAACAATCAGGAGCCGCTCTCCTTCGCCCGCCTGGTCGCGCTGGACGAGAAGCGTCCCATCTATCCGCAGACGCTGGTCGAGCTGGCCTATGAGCAGCTTCTGTCCATGCTCGTGACCATGAAGATCGCGCCCGGCCAGCACATCGGCATCGAGGCGCTGGCGCGGCAGCTGCAGATCTCCCAGACCCCGATCCGCGAGGCGCTGACGCTGCTCGAAGCGCAGAAGCTCGCCTACAAGACGCCCAATGTGGGCTTCCGGGCAGCCGACCTGCTGACGCGGCAGGAGATCAACGCGCTCTTCGCGCTGCGCCTGCTGATCGAGCCGAAGGCGGCGGCATGGGCGGCCGAGAACGCCGACGAGAACGCGCTGCGCGCCCTCGCCAAGCTCGCCGAGGAGATGGAGCGCGTGCAGAGCGGCGACGAGCTCGCCTATGCCCAGTTCGCCGAGGGCGACGCCCGGCTGCACGACCTCGTGGCCCGGGCGAGCGGCAACCGCTTCGTCGCGGAGACCATCGAGGGCCTGCACGTCCATCTCCACATCTTCCGCTTCCTCTACAAGACCAATGCGCCGGCCAAGGCGGTGAAGGAACACGCGGCCATCATCGACGCGCTGCTCGCCCGCGACCCGGTCGCGGCGGAGGAGGCGATGCGCGCGCATCTGCTCGCCTCGCAGGAGCGCATGGACGCGGCGTTTGCGGAGCAGGAGCACCTGCTTGCCGGCGAGGCGCCCTCGCAGGACGACGGGCGGCCGGCACGGGCCGGCCGCGGGCGCCGGCGGCGCTGA
- a CDS encoding tripartite tricarboxylate transporter TctB family protein: MNISRNAMEVATALATALIGALVCYASLENGIGWTESGPKPGYFPFGIGSLIIIGSAATLAQVAWKSMAARPAGEAGHIGTFIDGRGLRTLAAFFLPIVIMTALSSWLGLYIGMALYIFYAMRFAAGFRIYSSLLTTVIVVVANFIVFEKLFMVPLLKGPILEYFGIY; encoded by the coding sequence ATGAATATCTCGCGCAATGCCATGGAAGTGGCGACCGCCCTGGCGACGGCGCTGATCGGCGCGCTCGTCTGCTACGCCTCGCTGGAGAACGGCATAGGCTGGACCGAGAGCGGCCCCAAGCCCGGCTATTTCCCCTTCGGCATCGGTAGCCTGATCATCATCGGCAGCGCCGCCACGCTGGCGCAGGTGGCATGGAAGAGCATGGCCGCCCGCCCCGCCGGCGAGGCCGGTCACATCGGCACGTTCATCGACGGGCGGGGCCTGCGCACGCTCGCGGCCTTCTTCCTGCCCATCGTCATCATGACCGCCCTCTCGTCCTGGCTGGGCCTCTATATCGGCATGGCGCTGTACATCTTCTACGCCATGCGCTTCGCCGCCGGTTTCCGTATCTATAGCAGCCTGCTCACCACGGTAATCGTGGTCGTGGCCAACTTCATCGTCTTCGAGAAGCTGTTCATGGTTCCGCTCCTCAAGGGGCCGATCCTCGAATATTTCGGCATCTACTGA
- a CDS encoding GntR family transcriptional regulator, with protein sequence MQSLDDLPAPSGTHPDLEPPAEPVRALRGRRTLHVVERIRDMIVSGELPAGGRISERMITEGLGVTRTPLREAFKILEAEGLVRIVPNRGAEVIHLSPADIEAAFEVLTGLESVAAELACTRGTAAEFAAIEARHDRMVACQRAGDLMGYFHLNQEIHQLIVDCAHNPALSRVYRTESARIRRYRYAGNRVGERWARAVMEHEQILDALKQRQGALLRELLRTHHINGWRVTRRVLEGELSPG encoded by the coding sequence GCGCTGCGTGGGCGCCGCACCCTGCATGTGGTGGAGCGCATCCGCGACATGATCGTCTCCGGCGAACTGCCGGCGGGCGGGCGCATCTCCGAGCGGATGATCACCGAGGGGCTCGGGGTCACCCGCACGCCGCTGCGCGAGGCCTTCAAGATCCTGGAGGCCGAGGGGCTGGTGCGCATCGTGCCGAACCGCGGCGCGGAGGTGATCCACCTTTCGCCGGCGGACATCGAGGCGGCGTTCGAGGTGCTGACCGGGCTTGAGAGCGTGGCGGCCGAGCTCGCCTGCACGCGCGGCACCGCGGCCGAATTCGCCGCCATCGAGGCACGTCATGACCGCATGGTGGCCTGCCAGCGCGCCGGCGACCTTATGGGCTATTTCCACCTCAACCAGGAAATCCACCAGCTCATCGTCGACTGCGCCCACAATCCGGCGCTGTCGCGCGTCTACCGCACTGAATCCGCGCGCATCCGCCGCTACCGCTACGCCGGCAACCGCGTCGGCGAGCGCTGGGCCCGCGCGGTGATGGAGCACGAGCAGATCCTCGACGCACTCAAGCAGCGCCAGGGCGCGCTGCTGCGCGAATTGCTACGCACGCACCACATCAACGGCTGGCGCGTCACCCGCCGGGTGCTGGAAGGCGAACTCTCGCCGGGCTGA
- a CDS encoding CaiB/BaiF CoA transferase family protein, with product MALPLAGIRVLDISQVMAGPFCCMLLADMGADVIKIEPPGTGDSTRHSMGFRLKGSDSPGFLALNRNKRSITLDLKSPEDREVLYALVKTADVLVENARPGVAARLGMDYPTLKALNPRLVYASISGFGQTGPWSQRPGFDLIAQAVSGILSSNGFPGMEPAKNSIAVADLGAGLFTAYAVLSAVIGRQASGEGQYVDASLFEAALALSVWETTELWGTGTSPTPIGSANRMSAPYQAVEASDGWFVIGAANQGLWLTFLKALDREELQDDPRFSTNAARVTNRIALMEELAPTFLTRTRQEWIDTLMAAGVPTAPILDYGEAVVSEQAVAREMVQMVPHPVEGEFRALGFPVKLSATPQEVRLPPPLLNEHGDQIRQELVSKGLLSQPAKETA from the coding sequence ATGGCACTGCCTCTCGCGGGCATAAGGGTGCTCGACATTTCGCAGGTGATGGCCGGTCCGTTCTGCTGCATGCTGCTGGCGGATATGGGCGCCGACGTCATCAAGATCGAGCCGCCGGGCACCGGCGATTCCACTCGCCACTCCATGGGCTTCCGGCTGAAGGGCTCGGACAGCCCCGGCTTCCTGGCGCTCAACCGCAACAAGCGCTCCATCACGCTCGATTTGAAGTCGCCCGAGGACCGCGAGGTGCTCTACGCGCTGGTCAAGACCGCCGACGTGCTGGTCGAGAACGCCCGCCCCGGCGTCGCCGCGCGCCTAGGTATGGACTACCCGACGCTGAAGGCGCTCAATCCGCGCCTCGTCTATGCCAGCATCTCCGGCTTCGGCCAGACCGGGCCGTGGTCGCAGCGGCCGGGCTTCGACCTGATCGCCCAGGCGGTGTCGGGCATCCTCTCCTCTAACGGCTTCCCCGGCATGGAGCCGGCGAAGAATTCCATCGCCGTGGCCGATCTCGGCGCCGGCCTGTTCACCGCCTATGCCGTGTTGAGCGCGGTGATCGGCCGGCAGGCCTCGGGCGAGGGCCAGTATGTCGACGCCTCGCTGTTCGAGGCGGCGCTGGCGCTCTCGGTCTGGGAGACCACCGAATTGTGGGGCACCGGCACCTCGCCGACGCCGATAGGCTCGGCCAACCGCATGTCCGCGCCCTATCAGGCGGTGGAGGCCTCGGATGGCTGGTTCGTCATCGGCGCCGCCAATCAGGGGCTCTGGCTCACCTTCCTCAAGGCACTCGACCGCGAGGAACTGCAGGACGACCCGCGCTTCTCCACCAATGCCGCGCGTGTGACCAACCGCATCGCGCTGATGGAGGAGCTGGCGCCGACCTTCCTCACCCGTACTCGGCAGGAATGGATCGACACGCTGATGGCGGCCGGCGTGCCGACGGCGCCGATCCTCGACTATGGCGAGGCGGTGGTGAGCGAGCAGGCGGTTGCCCGCGAGATGGTGCAGATGGTGCCGCACCCGGTCGAGGGCGAGTTCCGGGCCCTCGGCTTCCCGGTAAAGCTCAGCGCGACGCCGCAGGAAGTGCGCCTGCCGCCGCCGCTGTTGAACGAGCATGGCGACCAGATCAGGCAGGAACTGGTCAGCAAGGGCTTGCTTTCCCAGCCGGCAAAGGAAACCGCGTGA
- a CDS encoding enoyl-CoA hydratase — translation MSAPRIDFEKKDDVAFVRFNNPEAHNALTSEMWLGLRDAARAIADDPSIRVAVFRGVGGKAFVSGTDISGFTKFTSGEDGIGYEHRIDECMSAVDAIPVTTIAVVDGWAVGGGLNIASACDFRVATPNARFGSPIGRTLGNCLSAQSVARIGGAIGVSVAKRMVLLGEIVPAQELLASGYLLRIVEPEALDAEVESLCRRAAENAPLTTRATKATLCQMKFANLPDIEAIVAEVYGSEDFRRGVQNFLARTKAVPKWTGS, via the coding sequence ATGAGCGCTCCCCGCATCGACTTCGAGAAGAAGGACGACGTCGCCTTCGTCCGCTTCAACAATCCGGAAGCGCATAACGCGCTCACCAGCGAGATGTGGCTCGGCCTGCGCGATGCGGCCCGCGCCATCGCGGACGATCCTTCGATCCGCGTCGCGGTGTTCCGCGGCGTCGGCGGCAAGGCCTTCGTCTCCGGCACGGATATTTCCGGCTTCACCAAGTTCACCAGCGGTGAGGACGGCATCGGCTACGAGCACCGGATCGACGAGTGCATGAGCGCCGTCGACGCGATCCCGGTGACCACCATCGCCGTGGTTGACGGCTGGGCGGTCGGTGGCGGGCTTAACATCGCCTCGGCCTGCGACTTCCGCGTCGCCACGCCGAATGCGCGTTTCGGCTCGCCCATCGGCCGCACGCTGGGCAACTGTCTGTCGGCGCAGAGCGTCGCCCGTATCGGCGGGGCGATCGGCGTCTCGGTTGCCAAGCGCATGGTGCTGCTGGGCGAGATCGTCCCGGCGCAGGAACTTCTCGCCAGCGGCTACCTGCTGCGCATCGTCGAGCCGGAGGCGCTCGATGCCGAGGTCGAGAGCCTGTGCCGGCGTGCGGCGGAGAACGCGCCGCTGACCACGCGCGCCACCAAGGCCACGCTGTGCCAGATGAAGTTCGCCAACCTGCCGGATATCGAGGCGATCGTGGCCGAGGTCTATGGCAGCGAGGATTTCCGCCGCGGCGTGCAGAATTTCCTCGCCAGGACCAAGGCGGTGCCCAAGTGGACCGGGTCCTGA
- a CDS encoding tripartite tricarboxylate transporter permease, producing MGNFGQLMDGFAIALTTQHVMIMVLGVLLGLVVGVLPGLGAPNGVSLLLPLTFTMDPISAIILLTSMYWGALFGGSTTSILFNIPGEPSSVATTFDGHPMAKQGEAVRALTLAFTSAGIGALVGVLVITLLSSWVANFALRFGSPEYFAVYFMAFASFIGMAGGSPFKTLVSIMLGFAVATVGMDTISGEGRLTFGLGELSNGISFLIVVIGLFGIGELLLTIDEGYKFEGVKAKLKLSTIFRTLAEMPRYWVTIVRSALIGCWMGITPGGPTAASFMSYALGRRFSRRGKNFGKGEPEGIIAPETADHSAGSCALLPMLALGVPGSATAAVMMGGLMIWGLNPGPMLFSTRPDFVWGLIASMYAGNLIAVVLVLATVPLFAFILRAPFTVVGPLIAIICVIGAYTVANHMFDIWLALIFGIVGYAFKKLDYPLAPFVLAVVLGDKAEDAFRQSMLSSGGSLSVFFETPLVATMMAIGFLLLLLPFISRVVGAVLGKGNAAEARDGRPA from the coding sequence ATGGGTAACTTCGGCCAGCTGATGGATGGCTTCGCCATCGCCCTCACCACCCAGCACGTCATGATCATGGTGCTGGGCGTGCTGCTCGGCCTCGTCGTCGGCGTGCTGCCGGGGCTCGGCGCGCCCAACGGCGTGTCGCTGCTGCTGCCGCTGACCTTCACCATGGATCCGATCTCGGCGATCATCCTCCTGACGTCGATGTACTGGGGCGCGCTGTTCGGCGGCTCCACCACCTCCATCCTATTCAACATTCCCGGCGAGCCATCCTCGGTCGCCACTACTTTCGACGGCCATCCCATGGCCAAGCAGGGCGAGGCGGTACGCGCGCTGACCCTCGCCTTCACCTCCGCCGGCATCGGCGCGCTGGTGGGCGTGCTGGTCATCACCCTCCTGTCGAGCTGGGTGGCGAACTTCGCCCTGCGCTTCGGCTCGCCGGAATATTTCGCCGTCTACTTCATGGCCTTCGCCAGCTTCATCGGCATGGCCGGCGGCTCGCCGTTCAAGACCTTGGTCTCGATCATGCTCGGCTTCGCCGTCGCCACCGTCGGCATGGACACGATCTCGGGCGAGGGGCGCCTCACCTTCGGGCTGGGCGAATTGTCGAACGGCATCTCCTTCCTCATCGTCGTCATCGGCCTGTTCGGCATCGGCGAGCTGCTGCTGACCATCGATGAGGGCTACAAGTTCGAGGGCGTGAAGGCCAAGCTCAAGCTCTCGACCATCTTTCGCACCCTCGCCGAGATGCCCCGCTACTGGGTCACGATCGTGCGCAGCGCACTGATCGGCTGCTGGATGGGCATCACGCCGGGCGGGCCGACCGCCGCCTCCTTCATGAGCTACGCGCTCGGGCGCCGCTTCTCCCGCCGCGGCAAGAATTTCGGCAAGGGCGAGCCGGAGGGCATCATCGCGCCGGAGACCGCCGACCATTCCGCCGGCTCCTGCGCCCTGCTGCCCATGCTGGCGCTCGGCGTCCCCGGCTCGGCGACCGCCGCGGTGATGATGGGCGGGCTGATGATCTGGGGCCTCAATCCCGGTCCCATGCTGTTCTCCACCCGGCCGGACTTCGTCTGGGGCCTGATCGCCTCCATGTATGCCGGCAACCTCATCGCTGTCGTGCTGGTGCTCGCCACCGTGCCGCTCTTCGCCTTCATCCTGCGCGCGCCCTTCACCGTGGTCGGGCCGCTGATCGCCATCATCTGCGTGATCGGCGCCTATACTGTGGCGAACCACATGTTCGACATCTGGCTGGCGCTGATCTTCGGCATCGTCGGCTACGCCTTCAAGAAGCTCGACTACCCGCTCGCGCCCTTCGTGCTGGCGGTGGTGCTGGGCGACAAGGCGGAGGACGCCTTCCGCCAGTCGATGCTCTCCTCGGGAGGCTCGCTCAGCGTCTTCTTCGAGACGCCGCTGGTGGCGACGATGATGGCGATCGGCTTCCTGCTGCTGCTTCTCCCCTTCATCAGCCGCGTCGTCGGCGCGGTCCTCGGCAAGGGGAACGCGGCCGAGGCGCGCGACGGCCGGCCCGCCTGA
- a CDS encoding alpha/beta hydrolase, with protein sequence MLARLRRLVRWTLILGLLLFLAFLGGRIWAVQNGPPLEPWHTFVPEEMSVEELDAADWHAYLAREDKLFADVTSQVVQKLPEDERIPSNRYFSGSVVYPPHLTSDWNRSYELAPDGPPVGAVVLLHGLTDSPYSLRHVAQRYLAAGFLVVAIRLPGHGTVPAGLTEVEWEDWLAATRLAVREAAARVPDKPLEIVGFSNGGALALKYALDALEDTRLVRPTRLVLISPMIGITRFARFAGLAALPAYLPAFEKTAWLGIVPEFNPFKYNSFPVNGAVQSHRLTQALQASIIARDRAGRLGDLPPALTFQSVMDFTVSTRAIIDAFYGRLPANGSELVLFDINRNTKLGPLLRATTYAALMRLLPPAPRNFRTVVITNEDAGSDQVVERAIAAGATEEVSRPLGLSYPPDVYSLSHVALPFPPSDALYGSHPDPAENFGLQLGAMAVRGERGALIVNLDALVRMSSNPFFDYMIERIGPPLPEGAPPTAAPN encoded by the coding sequence ATGCTGGCCCGGCTGCGCAGGCTCGTCCGCTGGACCCTGATACTGGGTCTGCTGCTCTTCCTCGCCTTCCTCGGCGGGCGCATCTGGGCGGTGCAGAACGGCCCTCCGCTGGAGCCCTGGCACACTTTCGTGCCGGAAGAGATGAGCGTCGAAGAGCTCGACGCCGCCGACTGGCACGCCTATCTCGCCCGCGAGGACAAGCTGTTCGCCGACGTCACAAGCCAGGTGGTGCAGAAGCTGCCCGAGGACGAGCGCATCCCGTCCAACCGCTACTTCTCCGGCAGCGTCGTCTATCCCCCGCACCTCACCAGCGACTGGAACCGCTCCTACGAGCTGGCCCCCGATGGCCCGCCGGTGGGCGCGGTAGTACTGCTGCACGGCCTGACGGATTCGCCCTATAGCCTGCGCCATGTCGCCCAGCGCTATCTCGCCGCCGGCTTCCTCGTCGTCGCCATCCGCCTGCCCGGCCACGGCACGGTGCCGGCCGGGCTCACCGAGGTCGAATGGGAGGACTGGCTGGCGGCGACCCGCCTTGCGGTGCGTGAGGCGGCGGCGCGGGTGCCGGACAAGCCTTTGGAGATCGTCGGCTTCTCCAATGGCGGCGCGCTCGCCTTGAAGTACGCGCTCGATGCACTGGAGGACACCAGGCTCGTCCGCCCGACCCGGCTGGTGCTGATCTCGCCGATGATCGGCATCACCCGCTTCGCCCGCTTCGCCGGGCTGGCGGCGCTGCCGGCCTATCTGCCGGCCTTCGAGAAGACCGCTTGGCTCGGCATCGTGCCGGAGTTCAACCCGTTCAAGTACAACAGTTTCCCGGTCAACGGCGCGGTGCAGTCGCATCGGCTCACCCAGGCGCTCCAGGCCTCGATCATCGCGCGGGACCGCGCCGGCCGGCTCGGCGACCTGCCGCCGGCGCTGACCTTTCAGTCGGTGATGGACTTCACCGTCTCCACCCGCGCCATCATCGACGCCTTCTATGGCCGGCTGCCGGCGAATGGCAGCGAGCTGGTGCTGTTCGACATCAACCGCAACACCAAGCTCGGTCCGCTGCTGCGCGCCACCACCTACGCCGCGCTGATGCGGCTGTTGCCGCCGGCGCCGCGCAATTTCCGCACCGTGGTGATCACCAACGAGGATGCCGGCAGCGACCAGGTGGTGGAGCGCGCCATCGCCGCCGGCGCGACGGAGGAGGTCTCGCGTCCGCTCGGCCTCTCCTATCCGCCGGACGTCTATTCGCTCTCGCACGTCGCCCTGCCCTTCCCGCCGAGCGATGCGCTTTACGGCTCGCATCCCGACCCGGCGGAGAATTTCGGCCTTCAGCTTGGGGCGATGGCGGTGCGCGGCGAGCGCGGGGCGCTGATCGTCAATCTCGACGCGCTGGTGCGCATGTCGTCGAACCCGTTCTTCGACTACATGATCGAGCGCATCGGCCCGCCGCTTCCGGAAGGCGCGCCTCCGACCGCCGCGCCGAACTAG
- a CDS encoding tripartite tricarboxylate transporter substrate binding protein, whose translation MAIRISHAGAAAMALTLGLAAPGAALAEWQPDRPVELVVSAGPGGGSDIFTRVVQAALTKNGLVKTPLLVVNKPGGSGSEAFAYAKDNPSSAYKVYFGTQDAYVLPLTTKVNYAYSDLKPLAAMVSDVFILWANPKTSGINTAKDFIDKAKAAPGKVRAAGAKAKDADETVITLVERATGTDIAYIPYKSGSEAAIQVAGGHIEANTNNPSESLEQWKAGNQKPLCVFTSQRLADKTVVADGMSWADIPTCVEAGIDVKDFLQPRTVWMGKDAPAEAAAYFTDLMKKVMETPEFKEYAARNVQIVKFQTGDEYKAFLDKQIANYNEIYKANGWLLPSQ comes from the coding sequence ATGGCAATTCGCATCTCTCACGCCGGCGCCGCCGCGATGGCGCTGACCCTCGGCCTCGCCGCGCCGGGCGCCGCGCTCGCCGAATGGCAGCCGGACCGTCCGGTGGAACTGGTGGTCTCCGCCGGCCCGGGCGGCGGCTCGGACATCTTCACCCGCGTCGTGCAGGCGGCGCTGACCAAGAACGGCCTGGTGAAGACCCCGCTCCTCGTGGTCAACAAGCCCGGCGGCAGCGGCTCGGAAGCCTTCGCCTACGCCAAGGACAATCCGTCCAGCGCCTACAAGGTCTATTTCGGCACCCAGGACGCCTATGTCCTGCCGCTCACCACCAAGGTGAACTACGCCTATAGCGACCTGAAGCCGCTCGCCGCCATGGTGTCGGACGTCTTCATCCTGTGGGCGAACCCGAAGACCTCGGGCATCAACACCGCCAAGGATTTCATCGACAAGGCCAAGGCGGCGCCGGGCAAGGTCCGCGCGGCCGGCGCCAAGGCCAAGGACGCCGACGAGACGGTCATCACCCTGGTCGAGCGCGCCACCGGCACCGACATCGCCTACATCCCCTACAAGAGCGGCAGCGAGGCGGCGATCCAGGTGGCCGGCGGCCACATCGAAGCCAACACCAACAACCCGAGCGAGAGCCTCGAGCAGTGGAAGGCCGGCAACCAGAAGCCGCTCTGCGTCTTCACCAGCCAGCGACTCGCCGACAAGACCGTCGTCGCCGACGGCATGAGCTGGGCCGACATCCCGACCTGCGTCGAGGCGGGCATCGACGTGAAGGACTTCCTCCAGCCGCGCACCGTGTGGATGGGCAAGGACGCTCCGGCCGAGGCTGCCGCCTACTTCACCGACCTGATGAAGAAGGTCATGGAGACGCCGGAATTCAAGGAATACGCCGCCCGCAACGTACAGATCGTCAAGTTCCAGACCGGCGACGAGTACAAGGCGTTCCTCGACAAGCAGATCGCCAACTACAACGAAATCTACAAGGCGAACGGCTGGCTCCTTCCGAGCCAGTGA
- a CDS encoding iron-containing alcohol dehydrogenase: MFGALRLPHTILFGNGQRHAIGTAAARIGRRALVCTDARLSQLAEFAALLEDLKAHSVESRVYDRTIADLPLDCIDDCVASVADFKPDLVIGIGGGSCIDLAKVVSVLITHGGEVSKYYGEFAVPGPVVPLIAVPTTSGTGSEVTPVAVVLDKARGSKIGVASPYIIPYMAVCDPELTVTCPRGLTACSGADALAHAVEAFTSKTRPAEPLLTEQHVFIGKNLLSDHFAKLAVVNVFAYLARACKDGSDIEAREGLMLASLAAGCAFGTAGTAAAHALQYPVGNLTHTSHGDGVGALLPFVMQFNRSANPQAFAQLAEVVGLGSASMSVEARSQLFIDEVAALFAEVGIPRSLQALGLGEGHENDVAAGALKAERLVKNNPRPLDLAAMLHITQAAFTGQRAALRDL, encoded by the coding sequence ATGTTCGGAGCCTTGCGCCTGCCCCACACCATCCTCTTCGGCAATGGCCAGCGCCATGCCATCGGCACGGCGGCGGCGCGCATCGGTCGGCGCGCTCTGGTGTGCACCGATGCGCGGCTCTCGCAGCTCGCCGAGTTCGCCGCCCTCCTCGAGGATCTGAAGGCGCATAGCGTGGAATCGCGCGTCTATGACCGCACCATCGCCGACCTGCCGCTCGACTGCATCGACGACTGCGTGGCGAGCGTCGCCGACTTCAAGCCGGACCTCGTCATCGGCATCGGCGGCGGCAGCTGCATCGACCTCGCCAAAGTGGTGTCGGTGCTGATCACCCATGGTGGCGAGGTCAGCAAATATTACGGCGAGTTCGCCGTGCCCGGCCCGGTCGTGCCGCTCATCGCCGTGCCGACCACCTCGGGCACCGGCTCGGAGGTCACTCCGGTCGCGGTGGTGCTCGACAAGGCGCGCGGCTCCAAGATCGGCGTCGCCAGCCCCTACATCATCCCCTACATGGCGGTGTGCGACCCCGAGCTGACCGTCACCTGCCCGCGCGGGCTGACCGCCTGCTCCGGCGCCGACGCGCTCGCCCATGCGGTCGAGGCCTTCACCAGCAAGACCCGCCCGGCCGAGCCGCTGCTTACCGAGCAGCACGTCTTCATCGGCAAGAACCTGCTCTCCGACCATTTCGCCAAACTGGCGGTGGTCAACGTATTCGCCTACCTCGCCCGCGCCTGCAAGGACGGCAGCGACATCGAGGCGCGCGAGGGCCTGATGCTGGCCTCGCTGGCGGCGGGCTGTGCCTTCGGCACCGCCGGCACGGCGGCGGCGCACGCGCTGCAATACCCGGTCGGCAACCTCACCCACACCTCGCATGGCGACGGCGTTGGTGCGCTGCTGCCCTTCGTCATGCAGTTCAACCGCTCGGCCAACCCGCAGGCCTTCGCGCAGCTTGCCGAGGTGGTCGGGCTCGGCAGCGCCTCGATGAGCGTCGAGGCGCGCTCGCAGCTCTTCATCGACGAGGTGGCGGCGCTTTTCGCCGAGGTCGGCATTCCTCGCTCGCTGCAGGCGCTGGGCCTCGGCGAGGGCCATGAGAACGACGTCGCCGCCGGCGCGCTGAAGGCCGAGCGACTGGTCAAGAACAACCCGCGCCCGCTCGACCTCGCGGCCATGCTCCACATCACCCAGGCGGCCTTCACCGGCCAGCGCGCCGCGCTGCGCGACCTCTGA
- a CDS encoding NAD-dependent succinate-semialdehyde dehydrogenase has translation MSSSTASLAPTDAGHTYVVPDAKGGFAIPTDLLIADKWTAGTSGKRIDVLNPSTGEVLTSVADATVADGLSAVDAAAAAAASWAATPPRARANVLQRCFQSMLEHADWLAQIISLENGKALPDARGEVLYAAEFFRWYAEEAVRINGDLAIAPAGGNRIVVQYQPIGIALLITPWNFPAAMATRKIAPALAAGCTCILKPAEETPLTALAVGEILRRAGVPAGVVNMVNTSDPGPLCSAILRDMRVRKLSFTGSTEVGKILLREASYNVINSSMELGGNAPFLVLDDADLDAAIEGAMIAKMRNAGEACTAANRFYVQEGIYPAFVEKLVEKMGALKLGAGTDTTTQCGAMINRAAIEKITSLVDDAVAKGAKVKLGGKVGEGAGFFYPPSVLADVPLNANLIREEIFGPVAAIVPFKDVEDAIRMANDTEYGLSAYVYTGDLKRGMQISERLEYGMVALNRGLVSDPAAPFGGVKQSGLGREGAHHGLLEFTEAKYIAVSW, from the coding sequence ATGTCTAGCAGCACCGCGAGCCTCGCCCCGACCGACGCCGGCCACACCTATGTCGTGCCGGACGCCAAGGGCGGATTTGCCATCCCCACCGACCTGCTGATCGCCGACAAGTGGACCGCTGGCACCAGCGGCAAGCGCATCGACGTCCTCAACCCGTCGACCGGCGAGGTGCTGACCTCGGTGGCCGACGCGACCGTGGCCGATGGCCTCTCCGCCGTCGACGCCGCCGCCGCGGCTGCCGCTTCCTGGGCCGCGACCCCGCCGCGGGCGCGCGCCAATGTCCTGCAGCGCTGCTTCCAGTCCATGCTGGAGCATGCCGACTGGCTGGCGCAGATCATCTCGCTGGAGAACGGCAAGGCGCTGCCGGATGCCCGCGGCGAGGTGCTCTACGCCGCCGAGTTCTTCCGCTGGTACGCGGAAGAAGCCGTGCGCATCAATGGCGACCTCGCCATCGCCCCGGCCGGCGGCAATCGCATCGTCGTGCAGTACCAGCCGATCGGCATCGCGCTGCTGATCACGCCGTGGAACTTCCCGGCGGCGATGGCCACTCGCAAGATCGCCCCGGCGCTGGCGGCGGGCTGCACCTGCATCCTGAAGCCCGCCGAGGAGACCCCGCTGACGGCCCTCGCGGTCGGCGAGATCCTGCGCCGCGCCGGCGTGCCGGCCGGTGTCGTCAACATGGTCAACACCTCCGATCCCGGCCCGCTGTGCAGCGCCATCCTGCGCGACATGCGCGTGCGCAAGCTCTCCTTCACCGGCTCCACCGAGGTCGGCAAAATCCTGCTGCGCGAGGCGTCCTACAACGTCATCAACTCCTCGATGGAACTCGGCGGCAACGCGCCCTTCCTCGTGCTCGACGACGCCGACCTCGACGCGGCGATCGAAGGCGCGATGATCGCCAAGATGCGCAATGCCGGCGAGGCCTGCACCGCCGCCAACCGCTTCTACGTGCAGGAGGGCATCTACCCGGCGTTCGTGGAGAAGCTGGTGGAGAAGATGGGCGCGCTGAAGCTCGGCGCCGGCACCGACACCACCACCCAGTGCGGCGCCATGATCAACCGCGCGGCGATCGAGAAGATCACCTCGCTGGTCGACGACGCCGTGGCCAAGGGCGCCAAGGTGAAGCTCGGCGGCAAGGTGGGCGAGGGCGCCGGCTTCTTCTATCCGCCATCCGTGCTGGCCGACGTGCCGCTGAACGCCAACCTCATCCGCGAGGAGATCTTCGGCCCGGTCGCCGCCATCGTGCCGTTCAAGGATGTCGAGGACGCCATCCGCATGGCCAACGACACCGAATACGGCCTCTCCGCCTATGTCTACACGGGCGACCTCAAGCGCGGCATGCAGATCTCCGAGCGGCTGGAATACGGCATGGTCGCGCTCAATCGCGGCCTCGTCTCCGACCCGGCCGCGCCCTTCGGCGGGGTGAAGCAGAGCGGGCTCGGGCGCGAAGGCGCCCATCATGGCCTGCTCGAATTCACCGAGGCCAAGTACATTGCGGTAAGCTGGTAA